A region of Trueperaceae bacterium DNA encodes the following proteins:
- a CDS encoding glycosyltransferase, producing the protein MRVAFFTETFLPKIDGIVTRLARTLEQLAVLGHEALVFAPHEPPETYAGHRVVAVPALSFKPWYPELFLGLPRPRLGRELDRFEPDIVHVVNPVVLGLWGTAIAKQRNLPLLASYHTDLTQYARHLKLPMLSRPGARFLRDVHNQAHVNLVTSRPMMESARGLGIERVRLWPKAVDTDLFRPERATREMRERLTGGHPDAPLLVCVSRLSFEKRIDWLYAPVTQIPGVRLALIGSGPAEAELRQRFAGTNTVFTGYMAGTELAAAYASADVFVFPSDTETLGFVAMEAMASGVPAVGARAGGIPDVIEHEVNGLLFTPLDLGDLTRQVRRLLGDRELRRRLGERARRDMERHSWRAATAALVGFYELAVRVHRRFDPPSRF; encoded by the coding sequence GTGCGCGTAGCGTTCTTCACCGAGACGTTCCTGCCGAAGATCGACGGCATCGTCACGCGGCTGGCGCGCACGCTCGAGCAGCTGGCCGTCCTCGGCCACGAGGCCCTCGTCTTCGCGCCCCACGAGCCGCCCGAGACCTACGCCGGGCACCGCGTCGTCGCGGTGCCCGCGCTGTCGTTCAAGCCCTGGTACCCCGAGCTGTTCCTCGGCCTGCCGCGCCCGCGCCTGGGCCGCGAGCTGGACCGCTTCGAGCCCGACATCGTCCACGTCGTGAACCCGGTCGTGCTCGGCCTGTGGGGCACGGCCATAGCGAAGCAGCGCAACCTGCCGCTGCTGGCCAGCTACCACACCGACCTCACGCAGTACGCCAGGCACCTCAAGCTCCCCATGCTCAGCCGCCCGGGCGCGCGCTTCCTGCGCGACGTGCACAACCAGGCCCACGTGAACCTCGTGACGAGCCGGCCGATGATGGAGTCGGCGCGGGGCCTCGGGATCGAGCGCGTGCGCCTGTGGCCGAAGGCCGTGGACACCGACCTCTTCAGGCCGGAGCGGGCCACGCGCGAGATGCGCGAGCGCCTCACCGGCGGCCACCCAGACGCGCCCCTGCTGGTGTGCGTCAGCCGGCTGTCGTTCGAGAAGCGCATCGACTGGCTCTACGCGCCGGTCACGCAGATCCCCGGCGTGCGCCTGGCGCTCATCGGCTCCGGCCCGGCCGAGGCCGAGCTGCGGCAGAGGTTCGCCGGCACGAACACCGTCTTCACCGGCTACATGGCCGGCACCGAGCTGGCCGCGGCCTACGCCAGCGCCGACGTCTTCGTGTTCCCTTCCGACACCGAGACCCTCGGCTTCGTGGCCATGGAGGCGATGGCGAGCGGCGTGCCGGCCGTGGGCGCGCGGGCCGGCGGCATCCCGGACGTCATCGAGCACGAGGTCAACGGCCTGCTGTTCACGCCGCTCGACCTCGGCGACCTGACCCGCCAGGTGAGGCGGCTCCTCGGCGACCGCGAGCTGCGGCGCCGCCTGGGCGAGCGGGCGCGGCGCGACATGGAGCGCCACTCCTGGCGCGCCGCCACCGCGGCCCTCGTCGGGTTCTACGAGCTGGCGGTCAGGGTGCACCGCCGCTTCGACCCGCCGAGCAGGTTCTAG
- a CDS encoding lipid-A-disaccharide synthase-related protein, producing MIDLLVVCNGKGEDYVAARVLERLRARARGLRVAAFPLVGVGERLAADEVEVVGPRRTLPSGGLTLHSLGSLWRDLRAGLVDLTLAQVRYLRGLRPRAVLVVGDVYAQALAALVPAPRRVLQTLVSVHHGGGEGVGLRWFMEGFRAPELALLRRAERVYARDPATAAWLSRVGVRAVCLGNPMMDGLEAPPLVPRGALEVPVVALLPGARGQAAASLDLMRLALELARPALGLVAWAGESLPRRPEGWVEEDAPFGVAAAWRRGGRRLWVAPGRFAAVLASADAAIGTAGTANEQAVGLGLPVVTFPVPPFHSEAFMRNQKRLLEGGLLTCEASPERVAATLELALADEAVRERARRAGEERMGGPGASDAIARELAAWLAG from the coding sequence GTGATCGACCTGCTCGTCGTGTGCAACGGCAAGGGCGAGGACTACGTGGCCGCCCGCGTGCTGGAGCGCCTGCGCGCTCGCGCGCGCGGCCTGCGGGTCGCCGCGTTCCCGCTCGTGGGCGTGGGCGAGCGGCTGGCGGCGGACGAGGTGGAGGTCGTGGGACCGCGGCGCACCCTGCCCTCCGGCGGCCTCACGCTGCACTCGCTCGGGTCCCTGTGGCGCGACCTGCGCGCCGGCCTCGTGGACCTGACGCTGGCGCAGGTGCGCTACCTGCGCGGGCTGCGCCCGCGCGCCGTGCTCGTCGTCGGGGACGTCTACGCCCAGGCGCTGGCCGCCCTCGTGCCGGCCCCGCGCCGGGTGCTGCAGACGCTCGTGTCGGTGCACCACGGCGGCGGCGAGGGCGTGGGCCTGCGGTGGTTCATGGAGGGCTTCAGGGCGCCGGAGCTGGCGCTGCTGAGGCGCGCCGAGAGGGTCTACGCCCGGGACCCCGCCACGGCCGCGTGGCTCTCGCGCGTCGGCGTGAGGGCCGTCTGCCTCGGCAACCCGATGATGGACGGCCTCGAGGCGCCGCCGCTGGTGCCGCGCGGCGCGCTCGAGGTGCCCGTGGTGGCGCTCCTGCCCGGCGCCCGCGGCCAGGCGGCGGCGAGCCTCGACCTCATGCGCCTGGCCCTCGAGCTCGCGAGGCCCGCGCTGGGGCTCGTCGCCTGGGCGGGGGAGTCCCTGCCGCGCCGGCCCGAGGGCTGGGTCGAGGAGGACGCTCCGTTCGGCGTGGCCGCCGCCTGGCGCCGCGGTGGGAGGCGCCTGTGGGTGGCGCCGGGCCGCTTCGCCGCGGTGCTGGCGTCGGCCGACGCGGCGATCGGCACCGCCGGCACCGCCAACGAGCAGGCAGTGGGCCTCGGCCTGCCGGTGGTGACGTTCCCCGTGCCGCCGTTCCACTCCGAGGCGTTCATGCGCAACCAGAAGAGGCTCCTCGAGGGCGGGCTGCTCACCTGCGAGGCGTCGCCGGAGCGCGTCGCCGCGACGCTCGAGCTGGCGCTAGCGGACGAGGCCGTGCGCGAGCGGGCCAGGCGGGCGGGAGAGGAGCGCATGGGCGGACCCGGCGCCAGCGACGCGATCGCGCGCGAGCTGGCAGCGTGGCTGGCGGGGTAG
- a CDS encoding ABC transporter substrate-binding protein — protein MSSRLYTFVAALLLSLQLALAQTAVVDDLGREVALDAPPARVVSMLPSHTESVCALGACDLLVGIDNNTDLEGLGDLPRLGDPFAPDVEAIVALEPDLVLVDEYSGMHASLEELGIPTYAGSPQTVEETYAFLATLGRLLGREDEAAELVESVQGELAEVGEALRGVDRPTVFVEVDPTPYSAGPGSYLDELLTLAGGENVVPASLGPFPQVDPEFVVLEDPEVVLLLDAPFGVTAAQVGERPGWGDLSAVTGGRVYELTDEQADALSRPGPRLGEAVRLLARLLHPELF, from the coding sequence ATGAGCTCTCGCCTGTACACGTTCGTCGCGGCGCTGCTGCTGTCACTGCAGCTGGCGCTAGCGCAGACCGCCGTCGTGGACGACCTCGGTCGCGAGGTGGCGCTCGACGCGCCGCCCGCCCGCGTCGTCTCGATGCTCCCCAGCCACACCGAGAGCGTGTGCGCCCTGGGAGCCTGCGACCTGCTCGTCGGGATCGACAACAACACCGACCTGGAGGGCCTGGGCGACCTGCCGCGCCTCGGCGACCCCTTCGCCCCCGACGTCGAGGCCATCGTGGCCCTCGAGCCCGACCTGGTGCTCGTCGACGAGTACAGCGGCATGCACGCGAGCCTCGAGGAGCTGGGCATCCCCACCTACGCCGGCTCGCCCCAGACGGTGGAGGAGACCTACGCGTTCCTCGCCACGCTGGGGCGGCTGCTCGGGCGCGAGGACGAGGCGGCGGAGCTCGTCGAGAGCGTGCAGGGCGAGCTCGCGGAGGTGGGCGAGGCGCTCCGGGGCGTCGACCGGCCCACCGTGTTCGTGGAGGTCGACCCCACGCCGTACAGCGCCGGGCCGGGCTCGTACCTCGACGAGCTGCTGACGCTGGCCGGGGGCGAGAACGTCGTGCCGGCGTCGCTCGGGCCGTTCCCGCAGGTCGACCCCGAGTTCGTCGTGCTCGAGGACCCGGAGGTCGTGCTACTGCTCGACGCGCCGTTCGGCGTCACCGCGGCTCAGGTAGGCGAGCGTCCCGGCTGGGGCGACCTGAGCGCCGTGACGGGCGGACGCGTCTACGAGCTCACCGACGAGCAGGCCGACGCCCTCAGCCGCCCGGGTCCGCGCCTCGGCGAGGCCGTGAGGCTGCTGGCCCGCCTGCTGCACCCGGAGCTGTTCTGA
- a CDS encoding glycosyltransferase, which translates to MAQVLAAALLLLAVPLVAAQAWVIWGMFRPDEPRGRRASADPRWRLSSPTPSVSVVVPAHDEEARLPRTLASLARLDYPGPIEFVIVDDRSTDGTAAVVERFAAEDPRFRLVRVREPSRRYAPKVNAVMAGVAASRGEVIATTDADCGFSPGWVSALVRRFTPGVVMVCGFVETLPPGELTRRTPFWRLFEAADWFSLMLVSRSLLRHGHAFASSANNQAYLRSALEAAGGFGASARAPSGDEDLLAQRLGALPGARVVFADEPDARAVTASAGGPLRFLRQRSRWVSRYRHAVHYRPAFLLGLVVLGFESLAVVASVLALPLAPELAPVVLGCYATQTAAMVVGMTVGARQLGRPYLGGLTALAWALLHPWLIATAVLWSWVAPADWRAGAVGYRRSIVRRRWRLLLRALSARPE; encoded by the coding sequence ATGGCCCAGGTCCTCGCAGCAGCGCTCCTGCTCCTGGCCGTGCCGCTGGTCGCGGCCCAGGCGTGGGTGATCTGGGGCATGTTCCGGCCCGACGAGCCGCGCGGGCGCCGCGCCTCGGCCGACCCGCGCTGGCGCCTCTCCTCCCCCACCCCGTCCGTGTCCGTGGTCGTACCAGCCCACGACGAGGAGGCGCGTCTGCCGCGCACGCTCGCGAGCCTGGCCCGCCTGGACTACCCCGGGCCCATCGAGTTCGTGATCGTCGACGACCGCTCGACCGACGGCACCGCCGCGGTCGTCGAGCGCTTCGCCGCCGAGGACCCGCGCTTCCGCCTCGTGCGCGTGAGGGAGCCGAGCCGCCGCTACGCGCCGAAGGTGAACGCCGTCATGGCCGGCGTGGCCGCCTCGCGCGGGGAGGTCATCGCGACCACCGACGCCGACTGCGGCTTCTCGCCCGGGTGGGTCAGCGCGCTGGTGCGCCGGTTCACGCCTGGCGTCGTCATGGTGTGCGGCTTCGTCGAGACGCTGCCGCCCGGTGAGCTCACGCGCCGCACGCCGTTCTGGCGGCTCTTCGAGGCCGCGGACTGGTTCTCGCTGATGCTGGTCTCGCGCTCCCTGCTGCGCCACGGCCACGCCTTCGCCTCGTCGGCCAACAACCAGGCCTACCTCCGCAGCGCGCTGGAGGCGGCCGGCGGCTTCGGCGCCTCGGCCAGGGCGCCGTCGGGCGACGAGGACCTCCTGGCCCAGCGCCTCGGCGCCCTGCCCGGCGCGCGGGTCGTGTTCGCGGACGAGCCGGACGCCAGGGCCGTCACCGCCAGCGCCGGCGGACCGCTCCGCTTCCTGAGGCAGCGCAGCCGCTGGGTCTCCCGCTACCGGCACGCCGTCCACTACCGGCCGGCGTTCCTCCTCGGGCTCGTCGTGCTCGGGTTCGAGAGCCTCGCGGTCGTCGCCTCCGTCCTCGCCCTGCCGCTCGCACCGGAGCTGGCGCCCGTCGTGCTGGGCTGCTACGCGACGCAGACCGCCGCCATGGTCGTCGGCATGACCGTGGGCGCGCGGCAGCTGGGACGCCCCTACCTCGGCGGGCTCACGGCGCTCGCCTGGGCGCTGCTGCACCCCTGGCTCATCGCCACCGCGGTCCTGTGGTCCTGGGTCGCGCCTGCGGACTGGCGCGCCGGCGCGGTAGGCTACCGTCGCAGCATCGTGAGGCGCCGCTGGCGGCTCCTGCTGCGCGCGCTCTCCGCTCGACCGGAATGA
- a CDS encoding ABC transporter ATP-binding protein: protein MNASPAAGRPAAPRPGSLRAGALEAERVVAGYPVPPGQARRPALAGVSLRLSPGEFVGLIGPNGSGKTTLLRLLTRQLAPDSGSVLLGGRPLASFGRFELARHVAVVAQEPEVPVGFTVRETVAMGRAPHVGLLGSSGPEDDRAVEAALASTGTLALAERRIESLSGGERQRAVFARAVAQRPDFLLLDEPTNHLDLRYQVELLALAREQAAAGVGVLAVLHDLNLAARACDRLVLLSNGRVAAEGPPAEVLRPELLAAIYRADIAVLSSEDGPVIVPRF from the coding sequence GTGAACGCGTCGCCGGCCGCCGGCCGGCCGGCGGCCCCGCGCCCCGGGAGTCTGCGGGCCGGCGCGCTCGAGGCCGAGCGGGTCGTCGCCGGCTACCCCGTGCCGCCCGGCCAGGCGCGTCGCCCGGCGCTCGCCGGCGTGAGCCTGCGCCTGTCGCCCGGCGAGTTCGTGGGCCTCATAGGGCCCAACGGCTCGGGGAAGACGACGCTGCTGCGCCTGCTGACGCGCCAGCTCGCCCCCGACTCGGGCAGCGTGCTGCTGGGCGGGCGTCCGCTGGCCTCGTTCGGCCGCTTCGAGCTCGCCAGGCACGTCGCCGTCGTGGCGCAGGAGCCGGAGGTGCCGGTGGGCTTCACCGTGCGCGAGACGGTGGCGATGGGCAGGGCGCCGCACGTGGGCCTGTTGGGCTCGTCCGGTCCCGAGGACGACCGCGCCGTCGAAGCCGCCCTCGCCTCCACGGGCACGCTGGCGTTGGCCGAGCGCCGCATCGAGTCGCTCTCCGGCGGGGAGCGGCAGCGCGCGGTGTTCGCCCGCGCCGTCGCGCAGCGGCCCGACTTCCTGCTCCTCGACGAGCCGACGAACCACCTCGACCTGCGCTACCAGGTCGAGCTCCTCGCGCTCGCCCGCGAGCAGGCGGCAGCCGGCGTGGGCGTGCTCGCCGTGCTGCACGACCTGAACCTCGCGGCTCGCGCCTGCGACAGGCTCGTGCTGCTGTCGAACGGGAGGGTGGCGGCGGAGGGTCCGCCGGCCGAGGTGCTGAGGCCCGAGCTGCTGGCCGCCATCTACCGGGCCGACATCGCGGTGCTGTCCTCCGAGGACGGGCCCGTGATCGTGCCGCGGTTCTGA
- a CDS encoding NAD-dependent epimerase/dehydratase family protein yields MKVFVLGGDGFCGWPTSLHLSNLGHDVVILDNLSRRNIDNELEAGSLTPIRPMGERLAAWRELTGRTMRFVRVDVAQDYARLLELIRTERPDAVVHFAEQRAAPYSMKSSWHKRYTVDNNVNATHNLLAAVVESGLDVHVVHLGTMGVYGYGTAGMKIPEGYLDVIVRTDDGGEVEQQFLYPPNPGSVYHMTKCLDQVLFAYYAKNDRLRITDLHQGIVWGTNTPESSLDERLINRFDYDGDYGTVLNRFLMQAAVGYPLTVHGTGGQTRAFIHIRDTVKCVQLALENPPQRGDRVKIINQMTETHRVRDLAQLISRITGAELAYVPNPRKEDAENDLHASNDTFLDLGLEPTTLAEGLLVEVAEVARRYADRADLDKIPCTSTWTRDNRPGDPKLAQRRETVTAG; encoded by the coding sequence ATGAAGGTCTTCGTACTCGGAGGTGACGGCTTCTGCGGCTGGCCGACCAGCCTGCACCTCAGCAACCTCGGTCACGACGTCGTGATCCTCGACAACCTCTCCCGCCGCAACATCGACAACGAGCTCGAGGCGGGGAGCCTGACCCCGATCCGGCCGATGGGCGAGCGCCTCGCGGCGTGGCGCGAGCTGACCGGCAGGACCATGCGCTTCGTGCGCGTGGACGTGGCGCAGGACTACGCGCGCCTGCTCGAGCTGATCAGGACCGAGCGGCCGGACGCCGTCGTCCACTTCGCCGAGCAGCGCGCCGCGCCGTACTCGATGAAGTCGAGCTGGCACAAGCGCTACACCGTCGACAACAACGTCAACGCCACGCACAACCTGCTGGCGGCGGTCGTGGAGTCGGGCCTCGACGTCCACGTCGTCCACCTCGGCACGATGGGCGTCTACGGCTACGGCACGGCCGGCATGAAGATCCCCGAGGGGTACCTCGACGTCATCGTGCGCACCGACGACGGCGGCGAGGTCGAGCAGCAGTTCCTCTACCCCCCGAACCCCGGCAGCGTCTACCACATGACGAAGTGCCTCGACCAGGTCCTCTTCGCCTACTACGCGAAGAACGACCGCCTGCGCATCACCGACCTGCACCAGGGCATCGTGTGGGGCACGAACACGCCCGAGTCGAGCCTCGACGAGCGGCTCATCAACCGCTTCGACTACGACGGCGACTACGGCACCGTCCTCAACCGCTTCCTCATGCAGGCGGCGGTGGGCTACCCGCTCACCGTGCACGGCACCGGCGGCCAGACGCGCGCGTTCATACACATCCGCGACACCGTGAAGTGCGTCCAGCTCGCGCTCGAGAACCCGCCGCAGCGGGGCGACCGCGTGAAGATCATCAACCAGATGACCGAGACGCACCGCGTCCGCGACCTGGCGCAGCTCATCAGCAGGATCACCGGCGCGGAGCTGGCCTACGTGCCGAACCCGCGCAAGGAGGACGCCGAGAACGACCTCCACGCGAGCAACGACACGTTCCTCGACCTGGGCCTGGAACCCACGACGCTGGCCGAAGGCCTGCTCGTGGAGGTCGCCGAGGTCGCCAGGCGTTACGCCGACCGCGCCGACCTCGACAAGATCCCCTGCACGAGCACCTGGACGCGCGACAACCGGCCGGGGGACCCGAAGCTCGCGCAGCGCCGCGAGACCGTCACCGCCGGCTGA
- the zapE gene encoding cell division protein ZapE yields MPRLVSPSDLQPPAPPTTRDLTPPARFAGATFESYLPQHPTQEAARARVREFVRDRDARRQRDRRLLPWPRRGRRPGAGLYLDGGFGVGKTHLLAAAYAEAATDAKRYLGFQQLVYLVGAMGTRRAAEEFAGTRLLCIDEFELDDPGNTLIVKSFLQALLAGGTAVVTTSNTPPEAQGRGRFNADDFKREIQSLAAGFEVVPVDGPDYRARRSGGEWLSEARLRELELTEPSPAPRLSLTWEELLALLGAVHPSRYAGLLAQVGTVYVHGARTLRTQDEALRFVHFVDQLYERDLLLRVSGEGEVVDVFDASYREGAYAKKHHRCVSRLTELLAEPAERAAPPGAAVAAD; encoded by the coding sequence GTGCCGCGCCTCGTCTCCCCGAGCGACCTGCAGCCGCCCGCGCCTCCCACCACGAGGGACCTGACGCCGCCGGCGCGCTTCGCCGGCGCCACGTTCGAGAGCTACCTGCCTCAGCACCCCACCCAGGAGGCCGCGCGCGCCCGCGTGCGCGAGTTCGTGCGCGACCGCGACGCCCGGCGCCAGCGGGACCGGCGGCTGCTCCCCTGGCCGCGCCGCGGCAGGCGTCCCGGCGCCGGCCTCTACCTCGACGGCGGCTTCGGCGTCGGCAAGACCCACCTGCTGGCCGCCGCCTACGCCGAGGCGGCCACCGACGCCAAGCGCTACCTCGGCTTCCAGCAGCTCGTCTACCTCGTGGGCGCCATGGGCACGCGACGCGCCGCGGAGGAGTTCGCCGGCACGCGCCTGCTGTGCATCGACGAGTTCGAGCTCGACGACCCCGGCAACACGCTCATCGTGAAGTCGTTCCTGCAGGCGCTCCTCGCCGGCGGCACGGCGGTGGTGACGACCTCGAACACCCCGCCGGAGGCGCAGGGGCGCGGGCGCTTCAACGCCGACGACTTCAAGCGCGAGATCCAGTCGCTGGCCGCCGGCTTCGAGGTCGTGCCGGTCGACGGGCCCGACTACCGCGCGCGGCGCTCCGGCGGAGAGTGGCTGAGCGAGGCGCGCCTGCGCGAGCTCGAGCTCACCGAGCCCTCGCCCGCGCCGCGCCTGTCGCTGACGTGGGAGGAGCTGCTGGCGCTGCTGGGGGCCGTCCACCCGAGCCGGTACGCCGGCCTGCTGGCGCAGGTCGGGACCGTGTACGTGCACGGCGCCCGCACCCTGCGCACCCAGGACGAGGCGCTGCGGTTCGTCCACTTCGTCGACCAGCTCTACGAGCGCGACCTGCTGCTGCGGGTCTCGGGCGAGGGCGAGGTCGTCGACGTCTTCGACGCCTCGTACCGGGAGGGCGCCTACGCGAAGAAGCACCACCGCTGCGTGTCGCGGCTGACCGAGCTGCTGGCCGAGCCGGCCGAGCGCGCCGCGCCTCCGGGCGCCGCCGTCGCCGCCGACTGA
- a CDS encoding iron ABC transporter permease — MLPASLAALAAVLLLAGAVGSADLEPRHLVTAVAKSLRGEDLAPLETIAWRIRLPRVLLAGLTGAGLSLAGALFQGVFRNPLADPYLIGTASGAGFGAVLVFTLAASFPPLAAVGAPVVAFLFALLTVLLVTMLASDVGGVPTVRLILAGVVVGAVFTAATSFLLVAAREQSAGILSRLLGGFGFASWGSVAALAVFTLPALLVARALARALDLFQLGERGAALLGLPVEAVKLLLLALATLVTAAAVSVAGIIGFVGLMVPHAARLATGPAHARLLPLAVVWGAAFMVLADLLARTLIAPVEVPVGIVTALTGGPFFLWLLRRSRRGGGAAGAGA; from the coding sequence GTGCTGCCCGCCTCGCTGGCCGCCCTGGCGGCGGTGCTGCTGCTGGCCGGCGCCGTCGGCAGCGCCGACCTGGAGCCGCGTCACCTCGTGACGGCCGTCGCCAAGAGCCTGCGCGGCGAGGACCTCGCGCCCCTCGAGACGATCGCCTGGCGCATCCGCCTGCCGCGCGTGCTGCTGGCGGGCCTCACCGGCGCCGGGCTGTCGCTGGCCGGCGCGCTCTTCCAGGGCGTGTTCCGCAACCCTCTCGCCGACCCTTACCTGATCGGCACGGCCAGCGGCGCGGGCTTCGGCGCCGTGCTCGTCTTCACGCTCGCCGCCTCGTTCCCCCCGCTGGCGGCCGTCGGCGCCCCCGTGGTCGCCTTCCTGTTCGCGCTGCTCACGGTCCTGCTCGTGACCATGCTCGCCAGCGACGTCGGCGGCGTGCCCACGGTGCGGCTGATCCTCGCCGGCGTGGTCGTCGGCGCCGTGTTCACCGCCGCCACGTCGTTCCTGCTCGTCGCCGCCCGCGAGCAGAGCGCGGGCATCCTCAGCCGGCTCCTGGGCGGGTTCGGCTTCGCGAGCTGGGGCAGCGTGGCGGCCCTGGCGGTCTTCACGCTCCCCGCCCTGCTCGTGGCTCGCGCCCTGGCCCGGGCCCTCGACCTGTTCCAGCTCGGCGAGCGCGGGGCCGCTCTCCTCGGCCTGCCCGTCGAGGCCGTGAAGCTGCTCCTGCTGGCCCTCGCCACGCTGGTCACGGCCGCCGCCGTGAGCGTGGCCGGCATCATCGGCTTCGTGGGGCTGATGGTGCCGCACGCGGCGCGGCTGGCGACGGGCCCGGCGCACGCCCGCCTGCTGCCGCTGGCGGTCGTGTGGGGCGCGGCGTTCATGGTGCTGGCCGACCTGCTGGCCCGCACGCTTATCGCGCCCGTGGAGGTGCCCGTCGGCATCGTCACGGCCCTCACCGGCGGACCGTTCTTCCTGTGGCTGCTGAGGCGGTCGCGGCGCGGCGGCGGCGCGGCGGGGGCGGGGGCGTGA